In Crassostrea angulata isolate pt1a10 chromosome 4, ASM2561291v2, whole genome shotgun sequence, one genomic interval encodes:
- the LOC128180231 gene encoding uncharacterized protein LOC128180231, which yields MIAVFFLMLEFSTAGAETNTKSCKDMLQGYLTGQLSSGLGTYQVEVLRREFKSFTEHVEESIRVFKETVKSDIQKMRDAQNSSVVYTRWGKKTCPSDAEIVLSGFTGGSYHGHKGAAVDPLCLPRDPEWGLYTDGTDGVKAYVYGAEYETATSPGNLRSLYHHDVPCAVCLQRNKSVVKMFPARKSCYKGWKLEYRGNLMTGYHDHPAGTMYTCVDEHPDTLHGGLANKYGKLFYSVEARCGSLKCPPYVEGREIVCVVCSKE from the exons ATGATTGCCGTTTTCTTTCTGATGCTTGAATTCAGCACAGCAGGGGCAGAAACAAACACCAAAAGTTGTAAGGACATGTTACAGGGTTATCTGACAGGACAGCTGTCGTCTGGTCTAGGAACATATCAGGTGGAGGTTCTGAGGCGGGAATTCAAAAGTTTTACCGAACATGTCGAAGAATCAATAAGGGTGTTTAAAGAAACAGTAAAGTCTGATATACAAAAGATGCGAG ATGCACAAAACAGCAGCGTTGTTTACACCAGATGGGGAAAGAAGACATGCCCTTCAGATGCTGAAATAGTTCTCTCAG GTTTTACCGGTGGATCATATCATGGCCACAAGGGAGCAGCAGTTGATCCTCTCTGTTTACCAAGAGACCCAGAATGGGGATTATACACTGATGGGACGGATGGTGTTAAAGCTTATGTCTATGGCGCGGAATATGAAACAGCCACATCTCCTGGCAACCTGCGTTCACTTTATCATCATGACGTCCCTTGTGCGGTTTGTCTTCAGAGAAACAAATCTGTCGTCAAGATGTTTCCAG CTAGAAAATCATGTTACAAGGGATGGAAGTTAGAGTACCGTGGTAATCTTATGACAGGATATCATGACCACCCAGCGGGTACAATGTACACCTGTGTTGACGAGCATCCAGACACCTTACATGGAGGTCTTGCTAATAAATATGGCAAACTGTTCTATTCCGTAGAGGCTCGCTGTGGTTCCTTGAAGTGTCCACCTTATGTCGAAGGAAGAGAAATTGTTTGTGTTGTCTGTTCCaaagaataa